In a single window of the Rhodamnia argentea isolate NSW1041297 chromosome 2, ASM2092103v1, whole genome shotgun sequence genome:
- the LOC115737596 gene encoding uncharacterized protein LOC115737596: protein MNSNLTRTKVLPWPLKTTTRSTSEGETSRSKTAPHSPSMADRFLTHSLGAFSLFNLLSMEIEGEEGSKVTLKRASTTTLFGRGLGFNTDDRSVSRKHLLLQVGDDGTPEPRVSFQVLGKNPVWVRSKGGGGIRMYRRSESGVIGVGDWFCVSGGRPVWFVLKKIGDEGGSGSERNSECESELAESAESADVSSIDPVKEFRFLMIGHEFDQYPKQRLRNAKHWDWFLKDPGKGCDDSGDENQGTKAKRRGRRKRRRAEGNIGDDDEWTGESEDEKDVLAAVRKAKKPSYWTRSNDNRKVKPPNSTRSGGTSQKKRSLRSEDEDVEDEEDDETLGGFIVDDEDVEGGQEEGTEEEEEEEEEEEEEEEFIDDEEDE from the exons ATGAACAGTAATCTAACTAGAA caaaagtgttgccatggcCCCTCAAAACGACAACCCGTTCCACCTCCGAAGGTGAAACGAGTAGATCAAAAACGGCGCCACACTCCCCTTCAATGGCCGACCGTTTTCTCACTCATTCTCTTGGCGCGTTTTCTCTCTTTAATCTTCTCTCTATGGAGATTGAGGGCGAAGAAGGTTCGAAGGTCACGCTCAAAAGAGCTTCAACGACGACACTCTTCGGCAGAGGACTAGGGTTCAACACCGACGACCGAAGCGTGTCTCGCAAGCACCTGCTCCTCCAAGTCGGCGACGATGGAACGCCGGAGCCTAGGGTTTCGTTCCAGGTTCTGGGGAAGAACCCGGTGTGGGTCCGGAGCAAAGGTGGCGGAGGGATTCGGATGTATCGGAGGTCGGAAAGCGGCGTAATCGGTGTCGGCGACTGGTTCTGTGTCTCGGGGGGGAGGCCAGTTTGGTTTGTTCTGAAGAAGATTGGAGATGAAGGCGGAAGTGGGAGCGAGAGGAATTCGGAATGTGAGAGCGAATTGGCAGAGAGTGCTGAATCTGCTGATGTCTCGAGTATTGACCCCGTGAAAG AGTTTCGTTTTCTCATGATTGGACATGAGTTTGATCAATATCCTAAGCAAAGGCTTCGCAATGCAAAGCATTGGGATTGGTTTCTCAAGGACCCAGGTAAAGGCTGTGATGATAGCGGGGATGAAAATCAAGGGACAAAAGCGAAGCGCAGAGGTAGGAGAAAGAGGAGACGGGCTGAGGGCAATATCGGAGATGATGATGAGTGGACTGGCGAGAGCGAAGACGAGAAGGATGTTTTGGCTGCTGTGAGAAAGGCTAAGAAACCATCTTACTGGACAAGATCCAATGACAACAGGAAAGTGAAACCTCCCAACAGTACAAGAAGTGGCGGAACATCTCAGAAGAAGAGAAGTCTTCGTTCAGAGGATGAAGATGTtgaggatgaagaagacgatgaaacaTTGGGAGGGTTCAttgtagatgatgaagatgtcGAAGGAGGACAAGAAGAAGGGactgaggaagaggaagaggaagaggaagaggaagaggaagaggaggaattCATTGATGACGAGGAGGATGAGTAG
- the LOC115737489 gene encoding serine/threonine-protein phosphatase 7 inactive homolog isoform X1: MGIVGWAGGDMESWDEQVRGCQEILEIISLMSFANLSEEQVHKLVTMREIARQVVGGQFQGVAKIDVARALRSTIDDIVVTCKETLDIISRMSHDGLDDHRVQLMSRIKEIAGAIADRKADAGSVWHYEFAERISENDDAGIGESVMDGAMQTNREGVHILNMEGQVFVDELTGVAVKNDEYFIGGELVEQNDSVEVLSGSMSHTSIFWPQNDEVTMDWVEDLMLALKRSSWEGVPSDLQFVMPVGVVDKLIDSADNILSQEPNCVIINCSGEDSRVIVIGDIEGQFHDLLSLMYDHIGVPSEYKFFVFNGNYVGKEPWGLEVLLVLLAWKVVMPSRVYLLRGNHETKSLSSSCGFKEEVLSKYGNQGDYVYEKFLGCFKNLPLASIISNSVYTTHGGLFRSTRVLSSESIKGMMTVGSLDELSRVNRYTVDTLDDDHIHGDLLILNDVLCSDPSSVEGFREKRVRQAGLWWGPDCTETFLSQSKLKFIIRSHEGPEKRACRKVLEALSKGYSEDHSGVSGKLFTLFSAPEYTQFPEEMGKNEGAYAILKPPNFTPVFCSFRAVDRPKACHYAVRKNEDEVDLCEEEVSTSMSLDALGDSIAMDHFHYMAGTSSEVDFGAVGIHNPPSWSVLLADEAGNPRCVQLSEVPDVEGLPLSPNSQEPHKSAYKYLLKLIAALKHELQRRDAQSRSCMHELIKELETRKTVACPREEHRIEVDKNSHPDGTEIVEKSSTFTPTGFREAEESAEQEAYELRSSYERAAPHHASKQIITYKRVRCRGGPKN; this comes from the exons GTGGTCACATGCAAGGAAACTCTAGATATCATAAGTAGGATGTCGCATGATGGCTTAGATGATCATAGAGTTCAGTTGATGTCGAGGATTAAGGAAATTGCTGGTGCCATTGCTGATAGAAAAGCGGACGCTGGTAGCGTTTGGCATTATGAATTTGCTGAAAGA ATTAGCGAGAATGATGATGCGGGGATCGGAGAGAGCGTCATGGACGGTGCAATGCAAACAAACCGTGAGGGTGTTCACATTCTGAATATGGAAGGACAGGTGTTCGTGGATGAACTAACAGGGGTTGCAGTGAAGAATGATGAGTATTTTATAGGTGGAGAATTGGTAGAACAAAATGACAGTGTGGAGGTTCTATCAGGGTCAATGTCTCATACCTCAATATTTTGGCCTCAAAATGATGAAGTAACTATGGATTGGGTTGAAGATTTGATGTTAGCACTAAAGAGATCTTCATGGGAAGGTGTCCCCTCCGACTTACAATTTGTTATGCCTGTCGGTGTGGTCGACAAATTGATCGATTCAGCGGACAACATTCTAAGTCAAGAACCCAATTGCGTGATTATTAATTGCTCTGGAGAGGATTCACGAGTGATTGTGATTGGTGATATTGAGGGACAGTTCCACGACTTATTGTCTCTCATGTATGACCATATCGGTGTGCCTTCAGagtataaattttttgttttcaatgGTAATTACGTCGGTAAAGAGCCGTGGGGTTTGGAAGTACTTCTCGTGTTGTTGGCCTGGAAG GTAGTAATGCCTAGTAGAGTCTATCTTCTCCGTGGAAATCATGAAACAAAGTCTTTATCATCATCCTGTGGCTTTAAGGAGGAGGTGCTGTCCAAATATGGAAATCAAGGTGACTATGTCTATGAGAAGTTTTTGGGATGTTTCAAAAACCTTCCCTTGGCCTCGATAATAAGCAATAGTGTATATACTACCCATGGTGGGCTATTCCGAAGCACACGAGTTCTTTCTTCCGAGTCGATCAAAGGAATGATGACGGTTGGTTCTTTGGATGAACTTTCTAGAGTTAATAGATACACTGTCGACACTCTAGATGATGATCATATTCACGGTGACTTGCTAATCTTGAACGACGTGCTCTGCTCGGACCCATCATCTGTTGAAGGTTTTAGGGAAAAAAGAGTACGCCAAGCAGGTCTTTGGTGGGGCCCAGATTGCACAGAGACTTTTCTGAGCCAGTCTAAGTTAAAG TTCATTATTAGATCACACGAAGGGCCTGAAAAAAGGGCTTGTCGAAAAGTTTTAGAAGCACTGTCCAAAGGCTACAGTGAGGATCACAGTGGAGTATCAGGGAAGCTGTTTACTCTGTTCAGTGCTCCAGAATACACACAG TTTCCTGAAGAGATGGGAAAAAATGAAGGCGCATATGCTATCTTGAAGCCACCCAATTTTACCCCCGTGTTCTGCTCATTCAGAGCTGTAGACAGACCAAAG GCATGTCATTACGCTGTCAGAAAAAATGAAGATGAGGTGGATTTATGTGAAGAAGAAGTCTCGACGTCCATG AGTCTGGACGCTTTGGGTGATTCCATTGCAATGGATCACTTTCATTATATGGCTGGGACGAGTTCTGAAGTTGATTTTGGGGCAGTGGGGATTCATAATCCCCCTTCTTGGAGTGTGCTTTTGGCAGATGAAGCAGGTAACCCACGGTGTGTTCAGCTTTCAGAAGTTCCTGACGTTGAAGGATTGCCCTTATCTCCCAACTCACAG GAACCTCACAAGTCTGCTTACAAGTActtattgaaattgattgcaGCCCTGAAACATGAGCTCCAAAGAAGG gaTGCTCAGAGTAGGAGTTGTATGCATGAGTTG ATAAAAGAGTTGGAAACAAGAAAGACTGTTGCTTGTCCTAGGGAAGAACATAGGATTGAAGTTGATAAAAATTCTCACCCTGACGGAACTGAAATTGTGGAGAAAAGTTCCACCTTCACACCAACTGGCTTTCGTGAAGCAGAGGAGAGTGCAGAGCAGGAAGCATATGAATTGAGGTCCAGTTATGAAAGGGCTGCTCCTCATCATGCTTCAAAACAGATAATAACATATAAGAGAGTCCGATGTCGGGGTGGTCCAAAGAACTAG
- the LOC125313777 gene encoding LOW QUALITY PROTEIN: glyoxylate/succinic semialdehyde reductase 2, chloroplastic-like (The sequence of the model RefSeq protein was modified relative to this genomic sequence to represent the inferred CDS: inserted 1 base in 1 codon), producing the protein MHFLQAPVSGSKKPAEDGQLIFLTAGDKALYEMVAPFLDIMGKSKFYLGDVGNGAAMKLVVNMIMGSMMASFSEGLLLSEKVGXDPNILVEVVSQGAISAPMYSVKGPSMVQSQYPPAFPLKHQQKVCKLVRTTLN; encoded by the exons ATGCATTTCCTCCAGGCTCCTGTTTCAGGCTCCAAAAAGCCTGCCGAAGATGGGCAATTGATCTTTCTCACAGCAG GTGACAAAGCTCTGTATGAGATGGTTGCTCCATTTCTTGACATCATGGGAAAG TCAAAATTTTACCTTGGCGATGTTGGAAATGGAGCTGCTATGAAACTTGTTGTCAACATGATCATGGGAAG TATGATGGCATCATTTTCTGAAGGATTACTCCTTAGCGAGAAAGTAG TGGATCCTAATATACTTGTAGAG GTGGTGTCACAGGGAGCCATTAGTGCACCTATGTACTCAGTCAAAGGTCCTTCGATGGTCCAATCCCAGTATCCCCCGGCGTTTCCTTTGAAGCATCAGCAGAAGGTTTGTAAACTTGTAAGGACAACCCTCAACTGA
- the LOC115732920 gene encoding glyoxylate/succinic semialdehyde reductase 2, chloroplastic, which yields MAMCSTFCPRIPHYSFLGATPAIRSISPSSPFRLSVRALSSPAQSSSSSSSPAKEIPGRIGFLGLGIMGTPMAHNLIKAGCDVTVWNRTKSKCDPLISLGAQYKSSPEEVAATCDVTFAMLADPESAVDVACGKHGAANGMSSGKGYVDVSTVDGATSKFISGRIQGTGALFLEAPVSGSKKPAEDGQLIFLTAGDKALYEMVAPFLDIMGKSKFYLGDVGNGAAMKLVVNMIMGSMMASFSEGLLLSEKVGLDPNILVEVVSQGAISAPMYSVKGPSMVRSQYPAAFPLKHQQKDLRLALGLAESVSQSTPIAAAANEMYKVAKSHGLSDQDFSAVIEALKAKQ from the exons ATGGCAATGTGCTCCACCTTCTGCCCTCGCATTCCCCACTACTCCTTCCTCGGAGCAACACCGGCCATCCGTTCGATCTCGCCATCGTCGCCGTTTCGGCTCTCTGTTAGGGCTCTATCTTCCCCAGCACAATCTTCGAGTTCCTCCTCGTCCCCTG CGAAGGAAATACCAGGACGAATAGGGTTCTTGGGTCTTGGAATCATGGGAACGCCAATGGCACATAATCTCATCAAGGCTGG ATGCGATGTGACCGTCTGGAACAGAACCAAGAGCAAATGTGATCCTCTCATAAGCTTGGGTGCACA ATATAAATCCTCTCCTGAAGAAGTTGCTGCAACTTGTGATGTCACGTTTGCCATGCTCGCTGATCCTGAAAGTGCA GTTGATGTTGCATGTGGGAAGCATGGAGCTGCTAACGGAATGAGTTCAGGAAAAGG ATATGTGGATGTTTCGACAGTTGATGGGGCCACTTCTAAGTTTATTAGTGGTCGTATCCAGGGCACTGGAGCACTATTTTTGGAG GCTCCTGTTTCAGGCTCCAAAAAGCCTGCCGAAGATGGGCAATTGATCTTTCTCACGGCAG GTGACAAAGCTCTATATGAGATGGTTGCTCCATTTCTTGACATCATGGGAAAG TCAAAATTTTACCTTGGCGATGTTGGAAATGGAGCTGCTATGAAACTTGTTGTCAACATGATCATGGGAAG CATGATGGCATCATTTTCTGAAGGATTACTCCTTAGCGAGAAAGTAGGGTTGGATCCTAATATACTTGTAGAG GTGGTGTCACAGGGAGCCATTAGTGCACCTATGTACTCAGTCAAAGGTCCTTCGATGGTCCGATCCCAGTATCCCGCGGCGTTTCCTTTGAAGCATCAGCAGAAG GATCTGAGGCTTGCTCTGGGGTTAGCAGAATCTGTTTCCCAATCCACGCCCATTGCAGCAGCGGCAAATGAAATGTACAAAGTAGCAAAGTCTCACGGTCTGAGTGACCAGGACTTTTCAGCAGTCATTGAAGCACTTAAAGCGAAACAATGA
- the LOC115732732 gene encoding beta-fructofuranosidase, insoluble isoenzyme CWINV1-like, producing MAKPSSLLHLLASVVTVLAISLLLGHGVLHVGASHRVYRNLRKTVESTSVKQPYRTSYHFQPPKNWMNDPNGPMLYKGIYHLFYQYNPKAAVWGNIVWAHSTSTDLVNWTPHVPAIFPSQESDINGCWSGSATILPGYKPAILYTGINPQNQQVQNLAVPKNLSDPYLIEWVKSPHNPLMAPTAMNQIDASSFRDPTTAWVGPDGRWRVIIGNKRDRRGMAILYRSKDFVRWTKAQHPLHSAKNTGMWECPDFFPVSAQVPLGLDTSINGPNVKHVLKVSFTNHDHYTIGTYNSTTDRYVPDKGSVDSDSGLRYDYGKFYASKTFFDSKTNRRILWGWIDESSSKDDNIRKGWSGIQAIPRTIWLDKSGKQLVQWPILEIEKLRNNQVVLPNKLIKGGTLLEVSGLTAAQADVEVLFEVKGLEKAEVFDPTWTNPQMLCSQKGASVKGSLGPFGLLVMASKGLEEYTAVFFRIFKGQNKYVVLMCSDQSRSSLNNSNDKTTYGAFLDVDPLHEKLSLRTLIDHSIVESFGGGGKSCITARVYPVLAVEDGTHLHVFNNGTQSVGVLTLSAWSMKKAKIN from the exons ATGGCCAAACCCagctctcttcttcatcttcttgcttCTGTTGTGACGGTCCTTGCCATCTCTCTCTTGCTTGGCCATGGTGTTCTCCATGTTGGGGCCTCTCACAGAGTCTACAGGAATTTGCGGAAAACTGTCGAGTCCACCTCTGTGAAGCAGCCTTACAGGACTTCTTATCATTTCCAACCTCCCAAGAACTGGATGAATG ATCCAAATG GGCCAATGCTTTACAAGGGCATATACCATCTGTTCTACCAATACAACCCGAAAGCCGCGGTGTGGGGCAACATCGTCTGGGCCCATTCCACATCGACGGACCTCGTGAACTGGACCCCACACGTCCCCGCCATCTTCCCTTCTCAGGAGTCCGACATCAACGGCTGCTGGTCTGGCTCGGCCACCATCCTCCCGGGGTACAAACCGGCCATCCTCTACACCGGGATTAACCCCCAGAACCAGCAGGTCCAAAACTTGGCAGTGCCCAAGAATTTATCAGACCCGTATCTGATCGAGTGGGTGAAATCACCCCACAATCCTCTGATGGCACCCACAGCCATGAACCAGATTGACGCAAGCTCATTCAGAGACCCCACCACTGCTTGGGTGGGCCCTGATGGGAGGTGGAGGGTGATCATCGGGAACAAACGAGACAGGAGGGGAATGGCCATTCTGTACAGAAGCAAGGACTTTGTTCGCTGGACCAAGGCTCAACACCCACTTCACTCTGCTAAGAACACTGGGATGTGGGAGTGCCCGGATTTTTTCCCAGTCTCTGCTCAAGTCCCCCTCGGCTTGGACACCTCCATTAATGGGCCAAACGTTAAGCATGTGCTCAAGGTGAGCTTCACCAACCACGATCACTACACCATCGGGACTTATAACTCCACCACGGATAGGTATGTTCCCGACAAGGGATCGGTAGATAGTGATTCGGGGTTGAGATACGATTACGGCAAGTTTTATGCTTCCAAGACCTTCTTCGACAGCAAGACCAACCGGCGGATCTTGTGGGGTTGGATCGATGAGTCGTCTAGCAAGGACGACAACATCAGGAAAGGATGGTCCGGGATCCAG GCAATTCCAAGGACCATTTGGCTGGACAAATCTGGAAAACAGTTAGTGCAATGGCCGATATTGGAAATAGAGAAGCTACGCAACAACCAAGTTGTTTTGCCCAACAAATTGATTAAGGGAGGAACACTTCTTGAAGTGTCTGGTTTAACAGCTGCACAG GCAGATGTGGAGGTCTTATTTGAAGTAAAAGGGCTCGAGAAGGCAGAAGTGTTCGACCCAACGTGGACCAACCCGCAAATGCTGTGTAGCCAAAAGGGTGCTTCAGTTAAAGGTAGCCTCGGACCATTTGGGTTGCTGGTCATGGCGTCAAAAGGATTGGAAGAATACACAGCAGTGTTCTTCAGAATTTTCAAAGGCCAGAACAAATATGTTGTCCTCATGTGTAGTGACCAGAGCAG ATCTTCCCTTAACAATAGCAATGATAAGACCACTTATGGAGCATTCCTGGATGTGGACCCTCTGCACGAGAAGCTGTCGTTGAGGACCTTG ATAGATCATTCTATAGTGGAGAGTTTTGGTGGTGGAGGGAAGAGTTGCATCACAGCTAGGGTTTACCCTGTATTGGCTGTGGAAGATGGAACCCACCTGCATGTCTTCAACAACGGGACTCAGAGTGTTGGAGTGCTGACGTTAAGTGCATGGAGCATGAAGAAGGCTAAGATCAATTGA
- the LOC115737579 gene encoding beta-fructofuranosidase, insoluble isoenzyme CWINV1-like, which produces MAKPSSLLHLLASVVTVLAISVLLGHGVLHVGASHRVYRNLRKTVESTSVKQPYRTSYHFQPPKNWINDPNGPMLYKGIYHLFYQYNPKAAVWGNIIWAHSTSTDLVNWTPHVPAIFPSQESDINGCWSGSATILPGYKPAILYTGINPQNQQVQNLAVPKNLSDPYLIEWVKSPHNPLMAPTAMNQINASSFRDPTTAWVGPDGRWRVIIGNKRDRGRKGRAILYRSKDFVRWTKAQHPLHSAKNTGMWECPDFFPVSAQVPLGLDTSINGPNVKHVLKVSLDDKKHEYYTVGTYNSTTDRYVPDKGSVDSDSGLRYDYGKFYASKTFFDSKTNRRILWGWINESSSEDDDIKKGWSGIQAIPRTIWLDKSGKQLVQWPILEIEKLHNSQVVLPNKLIKGGTVLEVSGVTAAQADVEVLFEVKGLEKAEVFDPTWTNPQMLCSQKGASVKGSLGPFGLLVMASKGLEEYTAVFFRIFKGQNKYVVLMCSDQSRSSLNNSNDKTTYGALLDVDPLHEKLSLRTLIDHSIVESFGGGGKSCITARVYPVLAVEDGTHLHVFNNGTQSVEVLTLSAWSMKKAKIN; this is translated from the exons ATGGCCAAACCCAGCTCTCTTCTACATCTCCTTGCTTCTGTTGTGACGGTCCTTGCCATCTCTGTCTTGCTTGGCCATGGTGTTCTCCATGTTGGGGCCTCTCACAGAGTCTACAGGAATTTGCGGAAAACTGTCGAGTCCACCTCTGTGAAGCAGCCTTACAGGACTTCTTATCATTTCCAACCTCCCAAGAACTGGATCAATG ATCCAAATG GGCCAATGCTTTACAAGGGCATATACCATCTGTTCTACCAATACAACCCGAAAGCCGCGGTGTGGGGCAACATCATCTGGGCCCATTCCACATCGACGGACCTCGTGAACTGGACCCCACACGTCCCCGCCATCTTCCCGTCTCAGGAGTCCGACATCAACGGCTGCTGGTCTGGCTCGGCCACCATCCTCCCGGGGTACAAACCGGCCATCCTCTACACCGGGATTAACCCCCAGAACCAGCAGGTCCAAAACTTGGCAGTGCCCAAGAATTTATCAGACCCGTATCTGATCGAGTGGGTGAAATCACCCCACAATCCTCTGATGGCACCCACAGCCATGAACCAGATTAACGCAAGCTCATTCAGAGACCCCACCACTGCTTGGGTGGGCCCTGATGGGAGGTGGAGGGTGATCATCGGGAACAAACGAGACAGGGGGCGGAAGGGAAGGGCCATTCTGTACAGAAGCAAGGACTTTGTTCGCTGGACCAAGGCTCAACACCCACTTCACTCTGCTAAGAACACTGGGATGTGGGAGTGCCCGGATTTTTTCCCAGTCTCTGCTCAAGTGCCCCTTGGCTTGGACACCTCCATTAATGGGCCAAACGTTAAGCATGTGCTCAAGGTGAGCTTGGACGACAAGAAGCACGAATACTACACTGTCGGGACTTATAACTCCACCACGGATAGGTATGTTCCCGACAAGGGATCCGTAGATAGTGATTCGGGGTTGAGATACGATTACGGCAAGTTTTATGCTTCCAAGACCTTCTTCGACAGCAAGACCAACCGGCGGATCTTGTGGGGTTGGATCAATGAGTCGTCTAGCGAGGACGATGACATCAAGAAAGGATGGTCCGGGATCCAG GCAATTCCAAGGACCATTTGGCTGGACAAATCTGGAAAACAGTTAGTGCAATGGCCGATACTGGAAATAGAGAAGCTACATAACAGCCAAGTTGTTTTGCCCAACAAATTGATTAAGGGAGGTACAGTTCTTGAAGTGTCTGGTGTAACAGCTGCACAG GCAGATGTGGAGGTCTTATTTGAAGTAAAAGGGCTCGAGAAGGCAGAAGTGTTCGACCCAACGTGGACCAACCCGCAAATGCTGTGTAGCCAAAAGGGTGCTTCAGTTAAAGGTAGCCTCGGACCATTTGGATTGCTGGTCATGGCGTCAAAAGGATTGGAAGAATACACAGCAGTGTTCTTCAGAATTTTCAAAGGCCAGAACAAATATGTTGTCCTCATGTGTAGTGACCAGAGCAG ATCTTCCCTTAACAATAGCAATGATAAGACCACTTATGGAGCACTCCTGGATGTGGACCCTCTGCACGAGAAGCTGTCGTTGAGGACCTTG ATAGATCATTCTATAGTGGAGAGTTTTGGTGGTGGAGGGAAGAGTTGCATCACAGCTAGGGTTTACCCTGTATTGGCTGTGGAAGATGGAACCCACCTGCATGTCTTCAACAACGGGACTCAGAGTGTCGAAGTGCTGACGTTAAGTGCATGGAGCATGAAGAAGGCTAAGATCAATTGA